From a single Lolium rigidum isolate FL_2022 chromosome 7, APGP_CSIRO_Lrig_0.1, whole genome shotgun sequence genomic region:
- the LOC124670444 gene encoding uncharacterized protein LOC124670444 yields MLPPQLPKPAHLPLALAAITCSRGSASGRRRGRRPKAKPIVFPPPPVRRLVSTSLRRLLPRLRPLGGRRPGRRGRRKSPAEDVAALLLSLAFGDKLAALAEAWRASGLGQALGIWAAVLGTARRRRMNGLRRLAAVLLGIAFCALVSHFRGAAFLEGLGKTGGGRKLARIFLH; encoded by the coding sequence ATGCTCCCGCCGCAGCTCCCCAAGCCCGCGCACCTCCCGCTCGCCCTCGCCGCCATCACCTGCAGCCGTGGCTCCGCTAGCGGTCGCCGCCGCGGCCGGCGCCCGAAGGCCAAGCCCATCGTGTTCCCGCCTCCGCCGGTACGCCGCCTGGTCTCCAcctccctccgccgcctcctcccgcgcctgCGCCCCCTCGGCGGCCGCCGGCCCGGGCGGAGGGGAAGGCGGAAGTCGCCCGCCGAGGATGTCGCGGCGCTGCTGCTCTCTCTGGCGTTCGGCGACAAGCTCGCCGCCCTCGCGGAGGCCTGGCGCGCGTCGGGCCTGGGCCAGGCGCTCGGCATCTGGGCGGCGGTGTTGGGGactgcgaggaggaggaggatgaacggGCTCCGGCGGCTCGCGGCGGTCCTGCTCGGGATCGCCTTCTGCGCGCTCGTCTCGCACTTCAGGGGCGCCGCGTTCTTGGAAGGCCTCGGGAAGACGGGAGGCGGCCGGAAGTTAGCGCGGATTTTCCTCcattga
- the LOC124673627 gene encoding protein EFFECTOR OF TRANSCRIPTION 2-like: protein MPAAAVAAARLKREDCPRTKHDSLFSPWKVLVGPSDWEDHSAGKEGVQRYHTRNLPDNFPGLYELGVAISSYDGVRARRNGSSVVVVVYLGQADNVRARLQQYGRTGSHLDIGNPLAAVGKTEINMLAAGPGLFREVFSRGYSVMFRCASMGDKKEAEKTEGQLLRVFDYAWNKLQNGACRREEILLKLEQRSHRTSLLSRVRHFKQEVFGERAGIKITSSGSVGISSGSTKTMLPRVRTFVGFRPRSVNSCDSLNEAIDIHRKCTPQASTPGSNQAHRRTGGYKVKKIDVITRRTAPMQESNSVCGITLEDGSTCLEDPLEGRKRCELHKGRRVRVKQSCKVSSSSYTCQVVIPADESIPQLTANPSKPDQAWETCGARSKTLSKNANESSLQRNSFEAKELKPEEAHREGGTYGTSHAESQSQEDEPSGRKWFELLKAQKSSGAPSSRSQGCQTRVANDDVAAICGAVTDNGYCKLAPMAGRRRCEEHEEIEVTSASSAPPPRSSVWSCICGARASDGSPCKSQPVAGRKRCALHKGQRACCASTPSTEH from the exons ATGCCTGCGGCGGCCGTCGCGGCCGCCAGGCTGAAGCGGGAGGACTGCCCCCGCACCAAGCATGACTCCCTCTTCTCCCCGTGGAAG GTTCTTGTTGGGCCGTCAGACTGGGAGGACCACTCCGCCGGCAAGGAGGGAGTCCAGAGATACCACACACGCAACCTCCCGGATAACTTCCCTGGTCTGTACGAGTTGGGCGTTGCAATATCCTCCTATGATGGTGTCAGGGCTCGCAGAAATGGATCAAGTGTCGTCGTTGTGGTGTACCTCGGGCAGGCTGATAATGTCAGGGCTAGGCTCCAGCAGTATGGACGGACAGGGTCGCACTTAGACATTGGGAATCCACTGGCTGCTGTTGGTAAAACTGAGATAAACATGCTTGCAGCGGGACCTGGCTTGTTCAGGGAGGTGTTCTCCAGAGGTTACTCTGTCATGTTTCGATGTGCGTCG ATGGGTGATAAAAAAGAAGCTGAGAAGACTGAAGGTCAGCTGCTGAGAGTATTTGATTATGCATGGAACAAGCTACAGAATGGTGCTTGTCGCCGTGAAGAAATACTCCTCAAATTAGAGCAGAGAAGCCATAGAACATCTCTTCTTAGCAGAGTACGTCACTTTAAGCAGGAAGTGTTTGGAGAGAGAGCAGGTATAAAGATCACCAGCAGTGGGTCTGTTGGCATCTCATCTGGCAGTACGAAAACTATGCTCCCAAGAGTCCGTACATTTGTTGGCTTCAGACCTCGTTCAGTTAACTCTTGTGACAGTTTAAACGAGGCAATTGATATTCACCGGAAATGCACACCTCAAGCCAGTACTCCTGGTAGCAACCAAGCACATAGAAGGACTGGAGGATATAAGGTGAAAAAGATCGATGTTATAACACGAAGAACTGCGCCGATGCAAGAATCCAACTCTGTCTGTGGAATAACACTAGAGGATGGTTCTACTTGTTTGGAGGATCCATTGGAAGGGAGGAAGAGGTGTGAGTTGCACAAAGGTAGAAGAGTCAGAGTCAAACAGAGTTGCAAAGTATCCTCTTCTAGCTACACTTGCCAAGTTGTTATTCCAGCTGATGAATCCATACCACAACTAACTGCAAATCCAAGCAAGCCAGATCAAGCATGGGAAACCTGTGGAGCCCGGTCCAAAACTCTGTCCAAAAATGCGAATGAATCATCACTGCAAAGGAACAGCTTTGAAGCGAAGGAGTTGAAACCCGAAGAAGCTCACAGAGAAGGTGGAACATATGGAACCTCTCATGCTGAATCTCAGTCCCAGGAAGATGAGCCTTCTGGAAGGAAGTGGTTTGAGCTGCTGAAAGCACAGAAGTCATCTGGCGCACCATCCTCGAGGAGCCAAGGATGCCAGACAAGAGTAGCAAACGATGACGTAGCAGCCATTTGTGGAGCTGTCACAGATAATGGGTACTGCAAACTGGCACCGATggcaggaagaagaagatgcgaggAGCACGAAGAAATTGAGGTCACCAGCGCTTCATCTGCACCACCTCCCAGAAGCTCGGTATGGTCCTGTATCTGTGGCGCTCGAGCGTCGGATGGCTCACCTTGCAAGAGCCagcccgttgccgggaggaagcgATGCGCGCTGCATAAGGGGCAAAGAGCGTGCTGCGCCTCTACACCATCCACAGAACATTAA